AAGCCTCGCTTCAGTCCGCGAATGATGACGGTGGCGGCTTAGCAGCGCTCGTAACCGATGTCGCGCAGCCCCGCGGCATGGCAGTCGATTCGGTGAATCGATTCGCCTACTGGACCGAACTTGGTGACCCGGCAATTCACCGCGTGAGTCTGGATGGCTCGGGCACTGACGAGTTCGTTGTCGATGTACGCAATGGCGCTGCAGGCATCGCATTTGATCTCGGCGCAGAAAAGTTGTACTGGTCCGATTCCGAAGGAGCGGAAATCGACGCTGGAATCCGCGGCGGGAAAATCCGCCGTGCCAATCTTGATGGCTCGCAACCTGAGGATGTCGTGGCGACCGACCTGCTTCATCCCGCCGGAATCGCTGTCGACTCGATCGGCAGCAAGGTGTACTGGTCCGACGTTGAAGGCCATTTAGATGGCTCTGGCAGAATCCTCCGCGCAAATCTTGACGGCTCAGACGTGGAGACGCTGCTCACCGGGATCGACGAGGCGACGGGGCTCGCGATTGATCAACGCGCCAGAAAACTGTATTGGGCCGACAGTGCCACCGGACGCGTCCAACGTGCCAACCTGGATGGCAGCGGTCTGGAAACGGTCCTGGAAGTGCCTGCGACGACTGTGGCGATGAACATCGAGACGGGCACGCTTTATTGGACCGAAGGGTCCGGAAACGTGAAGCGCGCCCGTCTTGATGGAACTGACCCATTCACGATTGCGGCCGGCGTCGGCGAACCTTGGGGAATTGGTGTATTGCCACCGCACTACTTCTCTTGGGACTTGAACGGCGATGGCGATTTCGGCGACGCCCTTGGAGAAACTCCCTTCTTGTCGTGGGAGCAGTTGGCCGCTTTCGGCATCAATGACGACGGCGAATTCGCCGTTCGACTGCGCGTGACCGACGCATTCGGTTTGTCAAGCGTCGCCGAAACCACTTTGACCGTCGCCAATGCGGCACCGTCGAACCTGCAGCTTGACCCGCTGGAAGCATACCTCGAAGGAAGTGAAGTCACCCTTGTCGGCCACTTCGACGACGCCGGACAGGGGGACTCGCACACCGTTTCGATCGACTGGGGAGATGGCCAGACGGCTAACTTTCCGCTGGCGCTCGGAGCCCGCGATTTCGCGGCCGCGCACCGCTACCTGGACAACAGCCCGGCCGGCTATTTTACCGCCCAGGTGACCGTCCGCGACGACGACGGCGGCGAGACGGCCGCTAGCCAAGACATCTTCATCAGTAACGCCGACCCGACGATCGTCGACTTCACCGCCACTCCCAACGCCGTGGACGAAGGCAGCGCGGTGACCGTGACCGGGCGGATTGCCGACCCAAGCTTAGATTTGCTGAATGGCCTCACGGCGCGCTACGACTTCAGCGGCGACGCAGCCGACTTGAGCGGTTTTGGCAATGATGGGACGGTTTTCGGTCCGGTTCCAACCGCCGATCGCTTTGGGATCTCGGACGCCGCTTTTTTATTCGACGGCGATGATGACTACATTCAGCTTCCAGAAGGCAGCGCCTTCGACTCCACCGACTATTCCATCAGTCTTTGGTTCCGTGCGGAATCGACGCCCGCGCAGGCAGGAATGCTGATTTCCAAAGGCCAGAACAACTTTGAAATTCATACCGCGGGCGACACTGGAGCAACCGCGATGACGTTCTTGCCGCGGTTTGGCAGCGGCCAGGATTGGCACACCGAATCAGATGCGTACGCGCTTCACGAGTGGACGCACGTGGTCGCTGTGTATCGTTCGGCGGCGGAAGTCCGCTTCTATGTGAATGGGACCGAAGCGCCGTTGTTCGGGCCGAATGTTGCGGAAAATGCTCCAGACAATCTCCTCAACGCCCGCTTGGGAATGCGCACGGACAACGCGCTCGCGTTCCACGGCGCGATCGACGACGTGCGGATTTACAGTCGTGCGCTGAGCATGTCCGAGGCGGCGGAGTTGTTTGCATTGGTCCCATCAGCGGACACCCATGGCGTCATGATCGACTGGGGGGACGGAACGTCCTCGGATGCGGCCGTCGATGCCGTCGCACACACCTTCACCGCGACGCACACGTACCTGGACGATGACCCCAGTGGGACACCAGCGGATGTGTATACAATTTCCGCGACGGTGAACGATGATGATGGCGGCAGCGGCGCGGCCGAGACCGAGGTGACCGTGGCCAATGTCGCGCCGACCGTGGCGATCACCGCGATTCCGATTGTCGTCAACATTGGCCAGCCGTTCACACTGCAGGCGCTTGCCGACGACCCCGGTACGCTGGAAGCGATTGCGTTCCAGTGGCAAGTCACGCGCAACGGGCAAACGGTCGCCACGGGGGCAGGCGACTTATTTGCCTTTACGCCGCTCGAAGTTGGCGAGCACTTGTTCACATTGACTGGCACGGACGACGACGGCGGCGTTGGCACGGCGCAAATCGCGCTCGAGGCTGGGCCGTGTCGCGTGCCTGGTGACACCAATCACGATTGCCGAGTCGACGTCGTCGATCTGAACAACGTCCGCAATCACTTTGGCGAGACGGGACTCGGGGTGGTCGATCTGTCGTTCAACGCCCCATCGCCGGGCACATTACTGGATAAGGATGGCGTCGGAGTCGGCTTCACGCACCGCCTCCCCGGGACCGGTGACGGCTTGCCGAGCACCGACCCCAACATGGACCTCGAACCGGGGATCAATGGACGGCTACTGCTCAGGAGCACGATGGCGAACGCCAACTCCGACGTTGGCGTGAACCTCGAAATCCTGGAAGCGCCTGGCGTACTCCTGCCAGGTATCGGCCAGGACGACTTCAATCTGACGGCCACGTTCCTGGACGTTCAAGTGCCCAACAGTGGCGACAACCTAACGCTGTACGCCGGCACGGCGTGGAATAACACCGTGCGCGTCGGCTTTCATGAGTCGAATGTCTACCACATCGCGATCAACCGAGGGTTTGGAGACGAGATTCTGTATTCAACGGCAGTGAACGCCTTTGCGCCCGGCGATGACGTGACGCTCACTTTGTCGCGCCGAATGGGCAACTGGTCCGCTTCGTGGCTGAA
The Planctomycetia bacterium DNA segment above includes these coding regions:
- a CDS encoding LamG-like jellyroll fold domain-containing protein produces the protein ASLQSANDDGGGLAALVTDVAQPRGMAVDSVNRFAYWTELGDPAIHRVSLDGSGTDEFVVDVRNGAAGIAFDLGAEKLYWSDSEGAEIDAGIRGGKIRRANLDGSQPEDVVATDLLHPAGIAVDSIGSKVYWSDVEGHLDGSGRILRANLDGSDVETLLTGIDEATGLAIDQRARKLYWADSATGRVQRANLDGSGLETVLEVPATTVAMNIETGTLYWTEGSGNVKRARLDGTDPFTIAAGVGEPWGIGVLPPHYFSWDLNGDGDFGDALGETPFLSWEQLAAFGINDDGEFAVRLRVTDAFGLSSVAETTLTVANAAPSNLQLDPLEAYLEGSEVTLVGHFDDAGQGDSHTVSIDWGDGQTANFPLALGARDFAAAHRYLDNSPAGYFTAQVTVRDDDGGETAASQDIFISNADPTIVDFTATPNAVDEGSAVTVTGRIADPSLDLLNGLTARYDFSGDAADLSGFGNDGTVFGPVPTADRFGISDAAFLFDGDDDYIQLPEGSAFDSTDYSISLWFRAESTPAQAGMLISKGQNNFEIHTAGDTGATAMTFLPRFGSGQDWHTESDAYALHEWTHVVAVYRSAAEVRFYVNGTEAPLFGPNVAENAPDNLLNARLGMRTDNALAFHGAIDDVRIYSRALSMSEAAELFALVPSADTHGVMIDWGDGTSSDAAVDAVAHTFTATHTYLDDDPSGTPADVYTISATVNDDDGGSGAAETEVTVANVAPTVAITAIPIVVNIGQPFTLQALADDPGTLEAIAFQWQVTRNGQTVATGAGDLFAFTPLEVGEHLFTLTGTDDDGGVGTAQIALEAGPCRVPGDTNHDCRVDVVDLNNVRNHFGETGLGVVDLSFNAPSPGTLLDKDGVGVGFTHRLPGTGDGLPSTDPNMDLEPGINGRLLLRSTMANANSDVGVNLEILEAPGVLLPGIGQDDFNLTATFLDVQVPNSGDNLTLYAGTAWNNTVRVGFHESNVYHIAINRGFGDEILYSTAVNAFAPGDDVTLTLSRRMGNWSASWLNHTIAAASGESPTIELPWLNAASDLYLGVQHASPTTVVQQTATIDSFTLDILRPIPGDSNADFIVNLIDLNAVRNNFGTSFPAPQASGTAGEAIARRVRNLERPASFELIDAVFARFVRQSDWGPFEFKRTHRKVRETGWH